A stretch of DNA from Toxotes jaculatrix isolate fToxJac2 chromosome 15, fToxJac2.pri, whole genome shotgun sequence:
tctgtttgtcttattGTCAACGAATCCCACAGAAAAGCCACAAACAATAAATGAGTGACCTGTTTGTTCCCTAATGACAGAAATCATTAAAAACTGttcacaaatatatattttatttaaaaaaaaaggctaaagaaTTTCCCAAAATAGCTGAGCACTATTTTTAATCAAACGTCACTTAACCAGGATGAACACACATTTGCTGGGGACTAGTTTAAGCTGCGGATGAACACACATTTGGTGCTTTAGTGAGTACTGTGTTGTAGTTTTTGgacttttaatactttttataagataaaattattgtttttggcctttttgtggaatttgttgacaatcagggaaaaatgaaacattACCAGAACTTATCCTTTATGTTGGTTGTGTGCGAGAGTGTGTTAGGTACTCAATTAAATTGAACTGCTTTTGTACATAATGTCGACATAAAGCTTTGTATGGGGAAAAAACAACTTTGAGCACAGTGATGTTTTCATCCTAAACAGCTGAATATGaacaatgttttttatttgagtCATGTTTAGAACAAACTAAAGGTGTGTATATTAatgaatttatttgaaattgaaattgaaatccCTGTTAGCTGCAGTTAGATTGAAACGGAGACGACTCTTAATGCTTGATAAGCACACGTTTTTAACAAGCACagtctttttctgcctctacTGTCCCTGCTGAGAGACTGAATCTGTCTGCCAGTATTATTAATTATTGTTCTACCAGAAAATGTGCTTCACCAGTCCTGACAATCGTTATCGTCATGTGTCTGATGATTTTCATACCAGTTCCTGATGCAGTACGACGAGCTGAGGGCTGTTTGTCAGCTACCCTTTGTTTTATATAAACTGtacaattataaaaaaaatctgtttgaagttaatgtgatgctgtttgtttgtttttgtttttgtttttaattcaaaatttatctttgtctttgcttgatccgtcagggtcgcgggggagctggcaTCTATCCCAGCTGGCTATGGGTGAGAGGCGGGgcacaccctggactggtcgccagtcaatcgcagggccgacacacacacacacaaacacagacaaccacactctcacacacctaggggcaatgttgagcagccagttaacctaatgggaggaaactggagaaaccccacagagacacagggaaaGTATTTTTTCTGCCATTAAATATTTCTCTCCATTGTGAATTATGGATCTTAAATGATGTCTActacaaaccccccccccccccccccccccccccccccaaaaaaacaaagctttaaaatcagtgttaataatattttaatagtTACATCATCTCTGTACATTTACAAACTATAAATTACACGAATTAGTTTGTTTACCAAACTATAACCACAAGACTGAATGTTTTCAGCAGTTCCTCTTGAAACAGTTGGACTCATGGCACTAATAAAATAAACCCTCTGCGAAACACGTCGGGAACCCAGAGGGAGATAAATTATAACCTGATAACACAACAATGCGTCCCCAGTGATAAAAACTGATTTGCAGGGTGGTGCTGCTCCTATGGAATgatgctgtgctgttttcaggTCAGTCTGTTCAATATTCAAACATTTACAAATTCCAGTGTGCTTCTGGGTCTCAGGTTTCCTTACCAGGAACTGACCAGGAAACTTATTTTTGTGCATAGGCcgtctgagagagagagcaggtgtatgtttgtgtttctggacTTGGACTTGCACGCACCGCTCAGCAGTTGATGCCCAGGCCGGTCCAGTGGTCCGGTACCATCAGGAAGTATTTGTCCATGGCCTCGCAGAAACGAGCTCTGTACAGCTCCGGAGAGACCACGGTGGGCATCTTCCCTGGAGACGCAACGCACCGCAACATCAGAGCCACAGTTTTATTAATTGTCAGGATTATTGTCTATTCAGTCACAGTAATGTCAGACTTACCCTGACCTCCCAGAATTCCAGTGGATTTGACGACCATTTCCAGTTTCTTGTCCCAGGTAAATGTTCTGATATAATCTGCAGAGTAGAGCAGAGGGAAAagctttgtaaaaaaaatatcagatcACATATTTACTGTTTGTGAAGTGGAGtttgaacattaaaaagaaaaacaggaagactGAAGAGTTACAACATCTCACCTATGATCCCGACCACCAGCTGATCGGTGGCATCGTCCCGCCCCACCAGCAGGGAGTAGTCGATGATGAGGTGGCTGGAGAGGAAGTAGGCGTCGCTGTGTATGGCGGCTCGCAGGATGGCCTTGCAGTGCGAGCGGATGTAGAGCGGGTTGTCGTGGATCAGCTTCAGGAGGTTTTCATCGAGGAGAACCACCTCGCAGCTTTCCTTCCCCGAGTCCGTCTTCACGTTACGGTTTCTCAGCGAtcctttgaggtcaaacacctGCAGAGGAGACGGACAGTGTCCAACAGAGCTACTCTTCTGTATAGGAAAAAGATCCTTTCTAAGGAAAACATGGctgaaatggcaaaaaaaaccctgtaTTTTATACAGCTGTACAAGGCTGTGAGTCCCACCTGAGCCATCTTTCGTCCATAGAAGAGATTTTCCATCACGAGCAGGTCCAGTTTCTTCTCCGTGTTGTTCTGGGAGTTCTTGTAACCGATCCGGTACACACCCAGGATCTTTGCCAGCGCGGTCGGCCGCTGCGGCGCAAAGATGGTCGTTAGTCACTCATGCTCAGACAGTAAAGCCCAGGTAGAAAGCACTTCTTGATGATACATACTTTCTGCTGCACAGCTCCAGTGATGTAGGTGAAGTAATGAGGTGCAAAGTCCAAGAAAGACTGGACTTCCAGTCTGGGCATCTGCTTCAGGATGAACCGGTCGTCTGtcaggacacagaggaggagacgatTCACATCATTAAGATCTGCTGCTGCCTTTTAAAGATTTCAGTAACCAGCAAAGGTTGTATTTATGTCCAGAGCAAAGGAGGCGTCAAAAACTTAGAGTCTCAATAATTTCACCAAATCCATCTTGTGACAAAACCACCTCCACCTATAACTCAGAAACACGTCACATTCCTGAAGCTGAAGATGCTCTAACTGCTGTTCCACTGAGACTTTACTGTCGACTGCAGTAACAGCTTTGACATTTATCTGTGCCGCATTAGATTCAACCTTCTGTGGCGTAGAAAACAGCTCCAGATTTTCCACCACGAGCCTGCCAGTTGACGCAGTGGGACAGCGAGCGGACAAAATCCTCCTCAGCGCTCTCCATGATCTCCTCACGCATCTTGTGAAACTCCTCTGCGTAGTAGATTCGGCAGTAAAACTTGGCGTTGGCATCAGAGAACTCTACAAACGCAACAACAGACGAGGGAGAGGTCAGCGAGGCATTTACTGAAGCACTGCACAAAGAACCGCACTGAGGAgaggtcatgttttttttgttttttatagaaACTAAGTTCAATGACAATGTCCAAACATGGAAAGTTTTCACACCACTCCAATTCCAATGATTCGAGATTTCACACGACCAAAATCTGTGGGTGAACATTGCCCAGATTTCTCAGTATTTCTTCCAAAACACTCACGCAGTTCAATGTGTGGATTCAAGgtctgtttcttctgtttgtctgcCAAGTCTGCGTCCTCTGcacaacacagcaacaaaagtAAAGCGTTTCAGCTCGAGGAGAAGGTCTGAGCTTTTAAATCCTCTGTGATTTCAGTTGTTATTCGACCAACGCTTACTGAGAGGATCAGTGTCCATGCCGCTGCGGCTCTGCTGGGACGAGGCCGACTCGCTGGGCCTGGCAGGGCTGCTCTTTGCCCGACTCTCTGCACTgctgaggagaagcagcagaaattAGCTGCATATTTAccacacaattaaaaaaaaaaaagaaaaaaaaaaaaagaaaaagtaaaactactagaactttcatgttttcatattgCCATTTGATACtaattattataaaaatatagatAAAATTTGCTTTAAACAACATCTCTGAGTTTCAGTCGGGGGTAAACTTCAGATTCGAACAATATTTGATAAATTTCCTGCGTACCTGACGACCTGCGGAGTCTCATCCCCTCCTGCGTTTGACGCCTTAGACAGATCATCCAGTGCTGTTTTATATTCCTTGCAGCTGGAAAGCAACACATGAAACAATAACAGGACATTTACAGGCAAAGACTTTGAAATGAAACTAGCAAcgagaaatgaaaatataaatataccaGGGGAGGAATGGGAGAATTTATGAGAGCTACAATGGAAAATATTAATCCTTAATATAAGAATTACTTCGTCTGTAAGTATATTGTTTAATAAAAAGAGaattcaaaaaaagaaaacaggacaaTTATCAGGGATAAACTGTGAGCAGAGGCAGGACGAGGAGGCAGGCAGTCACCTGAGAGCGAAGGCTATAATGGAGCTcggctctctctcacacactgcgATGGGCACGCGCTCGTGTTCATACATCAGGTAGTGCTTGTCTGGGTCACTTTCAACACACATCACACGACGGTCAGAGACAAACCATTAAAGACGAGTGTAATGTTCTGTCAACAATTCTTGTGTAAAGCAAAATTGAGGAAAGAAGAATGAGTGCATGACTTACAACGGGAAAGGGATGGGGTTGTAGCTGTTGCCGGGGAGAAAGTTGGCGAGGATGGCCTTCATGGTGGATTTCTCCTTCACCTGGCTGTCAGTGGAGCCCAGCAAGTGTCCGTCAAATACATctgaaaacaagcaaacaccGATTTCATGCAGCAGGGATGAGATCAGAGAAACACTGTCCGCTGCGAGAGATAGTTTATGCACATGGATGAGTGTCTACCCTCCGGGATGCTGACGGAGTCCTGCTCAGTGAAGGAGGGAACGGGTGTGATGGGTTCAGCTCCGGGTTCTCCCGGTGAcggcagcagggaggaggaggaggccgagGACATCGTGTTGAGGTGACGGTCCTCTGTCGGAGAAAACGAGTTGACTCGTCAGCTACAGTCAGGATCACAATCGACTTCATTCAAAAACCAGGATCAGTTTAGGTCTGGGACAACTAGCTCACCTTTTTCACCATTCTGAACCACAGGAGAGGGGTTACGGGGGGAGGAATCCAGGGCGCTCTGcgaaatcaacaaataaataaggTTACACACTAAAATCAGCTATGTCCTAACCACTGCAGGCACAGGAAAACTCGTGGTTACACGGTACGTGTCAACACCGCCATTCCTCCACGACGACCGGTGATGTTACCGACCTTGCTGTCGTCAGCGGCGGTCTGTCTGTGCCTGCCTGGGCTGGGGGGCACAGACAGACGCTTCCTGCCTTTCTCCTGCTGGAACAGGTCCTGCAGCCTGGAGAGTGAGAGCAAAGATAAGAAGCAGGGCTCGTCTCTGAGTCAGGATTTTCAGAGTCGACTTAGAGTTGGCACTTCCAACTGAAGCATCAGATCCAGGCGGGGGAGGGGCAGGTGGGGGGTTGCATACTGCATAACCTCTGTAAACAAActaatttttatttcatgataCTGTAtaaaccttcttttttttttttctcagtggtGATTCTGACCTTCCATTCCAGGACTGTAACATCTCACACAGGCCCTGTTTCTTCATCACCAGTGACTCCAGAacagtctgcagctgctgaggagAGTCCACGCCACAGACCTGCAGTCGAGCCTGAAGCTTTTCGATCCAGCTCCTCAGCTCTGCCTCTTCcatctaaacacaaacacacagaaacagcccAATGAGCTTAAAACTACCGCTGTACCCAGAGATTAAGACACGTCAATGCGGAAGAACCTACGTCTTTCTGAGCGAAGAGgtcctccatcttttcctcccgTGTCTTACTGAAGGTTTCGGTCTTCAGGGAGGTGAGGCGGTCGTCTATGGCCAAGTACACCTGAGTCACTCtaaggagagagcagagggcaACTGTAGACCAATGGATGTGGCCAGGTAACAGGTAAATAACCAAAGCCAGTGAACGAATGTGCCGTATCATGATACTTTATCTTCTGCTTTAGCCTGGTGATAGTACATTATTTACTGGTGTGGTTGTATGAATGGAGACTGATGAGCTCTGTCAAAGGTGTTTGTTTACTTCTGAGAGAAGTCCTTCAGGTCCTGCTGCAGGTTGGTTTTGGACGGCCCCAGATTCCTGATGAAGATCTTGGGACGAGGAAGACAAATCTCCAACAGCCTTACTGAAGTgtagctgaaaacaaaacaggtgattttattaaaatcaaaatctgtCCAGGGATCACCACATTTCTTCTGCTCTCATTCAGCTGTGGGTGAATGAGGAACAACCTGAGAGCTGACCAACCTGAAGGAGGCCACCATCTGGTTGTAGGAGAAGTACTGGTGGTAGTCTTTGTGGATGGAGTGTCCGCAGGGCTCTGCGTTAGCCCGTCTGGTGTACTGGTGGCCGTAGAAGCGAAGCTCCAGGTATTTGGCAAAAGACATAGACCATGAGTCGTTGGACAGAGGCACGACTGGTgtcaccttaaaaaaaaaaaaaaaaacagaacgaGGCAGAGATTCAGTGCAACAGATAAGTTTTCATCCTGATGATCAGATTTATTTGAttcacttcatttattcatctAGAGGGTGGAATTTTAATTACAAATGTAGGGTGTCAAACAATttgatcaattaaaaaaaatgttaattataaCTGACCTGTTTGCAGACGCGGCACCAGGAGTAGTTGAGAATCGTGTGCTGATATCCAGGCACAGGGGAGTCCAGCTCCTTCAACACAATCTGTACGCAGCCGCTACCGTGCACAAACCGACGGACGTGGTGCACCATGGGAGTCTCGCAGAACATGCTGGGGCACTGATAAGACGGCCTGAAGAAAACGTGTGTatacaaacacgcacacacctttATAAAACCAACTGAGAAGCTAACTTAGTGTCAAACTAAGGAAAACCTACATATTTCACTCATTTATAAACGTCCACTAACATTTTCAAGCCTGACGTCAGACAGGATTTCTCGTTAAGAATTACAAtttagtaaaaacaaaatttttaatTCACTGGTACTTTGTTTTACCTGAAACAATATCGCTCCAAGAACACACCCAGAGAGAGGTCATTCTTGCCATAGAACTCCATTGTGACGAtcctgtcaacaaaaaaaaacaaaaaacaaaacagggattACAAATTCATTAGGAACAACACGTGAGATTTCTTTATTCGTTTGCTCCGTATGAGCAGTTTACCATGGGCTGACACAGGGGTTGGGTGCGTTGCTGGACTGAGCTGAGGAACTGCTGAAGAGCACGCACAGTCTCTGATGGTTGACAGGGTTCAGACAGTCCAGCTGaggacaacaaaaacaacaacgaTGACGAtgggaaaaaaagcttttcaaatgttttacacaaaaggaattttttttctttttataaattACTCTGAATTATTTGACTCACATTTTCCTTCATTAACGACAAATGATGCATTGACTGTCAAACCTGGCAGTAAACTTTCTGACCACTGACTCATTCATTCACCTTTGGGGCCCAGCTCACATCATTCTGTTTATTTGGCTTCTCCTCTTCGCTGTCAGCCTTCACCGGGGGTTTGACCGGTGCCTCCCCCGCCCGGCTCTGGACACTGACAGGAGCTGCAGCGCTGAAGGGGTCAGTGGCCTCCCTCTGCCGGATGCGACCTCCCTTTGCTCTGTAGTCAGCCAGCATTTTGGCCAGATCctggctgctgttcagctgcTCTACAATGCGGGTGCTGGTAAGACTGTGGCAGGGCAGGACATTGATGGACCTGGGCGGTGCTCCACCATTGGTCTGAACTCCGACCAGGGAGGAGGGGCCAGACTCTTTGAGGAGCTGCCGCTTTCGCCGCCCGTCCAGTTCCTTTAAGTCTTTGTTCAGGAGAGGGGACAGGTAGACCtagaaaagacaggaaatacTGTTTGTCATAAACTGTTCAAGTCATCGAGGTTTTTCActctgaaaaaacattttcagtttctcaaatgtgaagattttttACTTTGGACTGCTGGTCCAAGacttgataatgaaaataatcatcagttccagctctgaaaaaaaaaaaaaactaaacacaacaacaacaacgacacAGCTAGGTACCTGTTCAGGGAAATAATCCCTGCTGGGGCAGTGCATGCCAGCAGGTGTGAGCAGGAAGGGTTCTTTAAATGTGATGAAGGGAGAAATGCACAGGATGATGTCCTTAAGCTCCTGCTTGAAGACAGCAGAGATGGACTTCAGCCGGTCGTCAGATGAGGCCACCTGCTCGGCCACAAACATCCCTGTGTCATCCTGCAGGGGGTCTCGAAACAACTTGGGAGTAGGAATCTCTGAACCCTCCCCATCCTCCACACCAAGTGACTCCTCCTTCACGAGGCTTCCCTCCTCCTTTGTCTCCCCTTCAGACACACGGACAAGTGTGTCTGAGAGTGTCATCTCCTGGTCCTCTTCCATGAGAAATGGGGGACAGACACAGAGTGGCAGTGAAGGTGGACTGGAAAATGGCGAGGAGGTCATGGTCTCCATGCTCACAGCCTCCTCGTCTTGAACGGAGGAGGGTGATTTGGGGTTCAGTTTGTCCTGAAGACTGTCCATCTCTCCGTTTTTGGATGAAGCCTCTGAGAGAAGCCCTTCCTCCTCAGGTTGTCCACCCAGTGCAGAGTCTTCAGCCTCTGTGGCTTTCTCCTGACTCTCTCCAtgtgtctctttccctctccactCTCCATCTGCCTCCTCCTTTGCAGAGACGCCCTCCAGTAGGCAGGGGAACGAGGCGCTTTGGGCCAAACTGGGGGGCATGGCAAACTCATCCATGAGGAAAGAGATCTCCAGCTGGGAGTGGTAGGCCACGCACATCATGAGCATGATGATCTCCTTCACCCGCGCCAGCTCGTACTCCGAAGCACCGCGCAGCTTGATGGAGCATCCAAGGTGAGGAGGACAGCCCTCGAAGAACATCAGAGTCTTCACATTGTCTGGAgggacaaacaaaaaatgaatacCGCAGCAGTGTTCACACTGAGAGTGGGAGTGAAGAGTGCAGATGTGTTTCTTACTGCTGGCCAGGGTGAAGGGTTGCATGTAGAACTTGTGGCAGGTCCCCAGACGAGGTTTGGTGAGGAGCTGATCCATGGACATTACCAGGTCCCCCTGCGTCATGTGACTCACCCTGTCCAAGACTTGCTAAATTGACCAAAAACAGGAAGATGAGAGATGATTAACACAACTCATCTTTGACCGTGtttactgtgtttactgtgcttGTGTAGTATGTTAAAGTATTTTactatttttcctttttgtatatgaacatttttcagtgaatgactgaaacaatgaaaatggaCAGAGCCAAACTAAGAGGATGAGCTGTATATCTTGATTTCTTTACTAACCGGTTTGACATTGATGACCAGCGTGATGCCATGTTCTAGCAGCATGTCCTGAGCGATACGAGACACCGTCTTCTCCACTAATACAAGGTTTGGACGGACGTCCACGATGCGCTGCACGTAGTTCTTCAAAAACTCTCGTTcctgagagaaagaagagaaaaatctTTTATTAGTTTCTGCAGGAAATGCAATCTCTATCATTACTGTAGTCTGAGTGACTCACTGACCTGTAGCACAATGGGGTCGATGCAGGTAAACTTTGTCTCCTCCCTGTACAGATACTCTATGGAGCACTTCAGCAGCAGAATCTTGGGGTTCTTGATGTAGGCGTTCATCTGACAACAGGTCAGACAGAAAGTATCAGCTTAACAAGTATATATTAATTCCTGTTcccattattttcatttctggaCACTAAGGCTGTTTTCAAAAAGGCAAAGTAACTGGATCCAATGAAGAACagcaaaaaaatctatttagaCATTAAGCCAATTACCTTTAGACAGAGAATGAATGTTCACATCAGATtgaatttctgtgttttgttttttttcttttacattctAAATACAATGCTGGACAGAATAATATGAACTTACTTTTTTGTGGGCGATGTTTTTGGTGCACACAAAGCCGTTTACTACCGTTGAGTCAAACTTCCTGCCTCCAGGAATCTAAAGCACACGTGGAGATTTAGTTATATTCAGAAACCACTTGAAATAACTGCAGTCTGACTGGTTTGACATCATGGTTCCTGACCTTCTTGATGTGGACCAGCTGTCGGATGTCCATGTCGTCATCACAGTTGCGAACGTCGGGCCGCACCGTCTGGACCACCTGTCGAACCACGGGGACGATGATATCCCgccaggacagagacagagactcgCTGtagagcagctgctgcagcagcgcCATCATGTGGCTGTGGTTGGCCGAGCTGAACAAAGACGGGCAGAGGGGCGATGGTTACAtgagtaaaaataattttccatAGTTAAGTCAGGAGGTATGGAGGTATTCGTCCTAAACTACAATAAGCAACTAGTTGATTAATCTGTCTGACAatagaaaaaacaacacaacatagTCACATATCGAGTCAGGCCCTATTTCTCCTTGATCTACTGTGACTTGTAATTGTACCTCATTTGTATGTGGCTATGGACAAGAGTGTGTGCCAAATGAATAgatataaatgtatgtataaTCATGCGGGACACAAACAGTGGTGTTATCTCCACTCACAGCAGCCTCTCCATGGCCTTCTTCTCTCCGTTCTCCTCTCTCAGCTGGTCCAGGGAGCTGTGGTGCCAGCCCAGCGGAGTAAACAGCATCTCTTTGGCCTTTTCCTCCACACGACGGTTGAACAGAGACTCTGGAGGTAAGTCAAGTCAGGCAGAGGGAGCAGGTAAgtccagcagtttttttttgtcagagcagATCAACGAGGAAATGAAGAGTTCCTACCTTTGATGAAGGCATCACTTATGACAATGTTCTGTCCTCCATCCTCAGACACAAGAAATTcagctgaaagaggagagagatcaCACACAGACGGTTCTATAAGATTTCTAATAATTCAATTAAGAATCTGTGTCAAGACTCGTAACTCGTTAATTTATATTGACTGACAGGGACCGTTCCTCTGCATAATGAGCATTTCCAGTTTTGAGActtacattttgttttggtaCTTTTTCTTACATACTACTTTGATCACTTTTACTTCTAATGcagtacttttattttctgttatctCTACTTCTACTTCAGTAAATGTCATTTCTACTGGTGTCAACACTTTCAGGAGTCTCTAGGACACAGAATAACTTAACTAAGCAACAGTGTGAAAACAGCCACTGAGAGCTGGACTGGCATA
This window harbors:
- the pikfyve gene encoding 1-phosphatidylinositol 3-phosphate 5-kinase isoform X3, coding for MACVSNSKSVVFFKGRNSSNMAADDKSSSSSSTDWSIEPPIISPSSPSHLTHFKPLTPEQDEPPLRSAYSSFVSLFRFNNKEEGRPPSAVSDKPDAPSPSPQSERRSWSSSPSHSLYGSRTHRKQHPEHLRRTSTASDGSRKSDTPLSNHDPRTAVQLRTALKRLKEIMEGKSQDSDLKQYWMPDSQCKECYDCNEKFTTFRRRHHCRLCGQIFCSRCCNQEIPGKFMGYTGDLRACTYCRKIALSYAHSADSGSIGEDLSALSDSPCSVCVLEPSEPRTPVGGRKASRNIFLEEDLTWQRKTPIGMRKNMIHQEPQNSGLASRLTTLQEDVGKSPARKRSASVTNLSLDRSGSSMVPSYDSSVSPPTSRAMTGTKSGSKLDHSEEERKILLDSSQLKDLWKKICHNSTGMEFQDHRYWLRTYPNCIVGKELVNWLLRNGTISTRAQAIAIGQALVDGRWLDCVTHHDQLFRDEYALYRPLQSTEFSETPSPDSDSVNSLEGHSEPSWFKDIKFDDSDTEQLADENEYIMPNSASPSKRTSVSSFQSVMDSDSAASINLNMEQNNVNFHIKKQSKYPHVPPTTDQKAEFLVSEDGGQNIVISDAFIKESLFNRRVEEKAKEMLFTPLGWHHSSLDQLREENGEKKAMERLLSANHSHMMALLQQLLYSESLSLSWRDIIVPVVRQVVQTVRPDVRNCDDDMDIRQLVHIKKIPGGRKFDSTVVNGFVCTKNIAHKKMNAYIKNPKILLLKCSIEYLYREETKFTCIDPIVLQEREFLKNYVQRIVDVRPNLVLVEKTVSRIAQDMLLEHGITLVINVKPQVLDRVSHMTQGDLVMSMDQLLTKPRLGTCHKFYMQPFTLASNNVKTLMFFEGCPPHLGCSIKLRGASEYELARVKEIIMLMMCVAYHSQLEISFLMDEFAMPPSLAQSASFPCLLEGVSAKEEADGEWRGKETHGESQEKATEAEDSALGGQPEEEGLLSEASSKNGEMDSLQDKLNPKSPSSVQDEEAVSMETMTSSPFSSPPSLPLCVCPPFLMEEDQEMTLSDTLVRVSEGETKEEGSLVKEESLGVEDGEGSEIPTPKLFRDPLQDDTGMFVAEQVASSDDRLKSISAVFKQELKDIILCISPFITFKEPFLLTPAGMHCPSRDYFPEQVYLSPLLNKDLKELDGRRKRQLLKESGPSSLVGVQTNGGAPPRSINVLPCHSLTSTRIVEQLNSSQDLAKMLADYRAKGGRIRQREATDPFSAAAPVSVQSRAGEAPVKPPVKADSEEEKPNKQNDVSWAPKLDCLNPVNHQRLCVLFSSSSAQSSNAPNPCVSPWIVTMEFYGKNDLSLGVFLERYCFRPSYQCPSMFCETPMVHHVRRFVHGSGCVQIVLKELDSPVPGYQHTILNYSWCRVCKQVTPVVPLSNDSWSMSFAKYLELRFYGHQYTRRANAEPCGHSIHKDYHQYFSYNQMVASFSYTSVRLLEICLPRPKIFIRNLGPSKTNLQQDLKDFSQKVTQVYLAIDDRLTSLKTETFSKTREEKMEDLFAQKDMEEAELRSWIEKLQARLQVCGVDSPQQLQTVLESLVMKKQGLCEMLQSWNGRLQDLFQQEKGRKRLSVPPSPGRHRQTAADDSKSALDSSPRNPSPVVQNGEKEDRHLNTMSSASSSSLLPSPGEPGAEPITPVPSFTEQDSVSIPEDVFDGHLLGSTDSQVKEKSTMKAILANFLPGNSYNPIPFPFDPDKHYLMYEHERVPIAVCEREPSSIIAFALSCKEYKTALDDLSKASNAGGDETPQVVSSAESRAKSSPARPSESASSQQSRSGMDTDPLKDADLADKQKKQTLNPHIELQFSDANAKFYCRIYYAEEFHKMREEIMESAEEDFVRSLSHCVNWQARGGKSGAVFYATEDDRFILKQMPRLEVQSFLDFAPHYFTYITGAVQQKRPTALAKILGVYRIGYKNSQNNTEKKLDLLVMENLFYGRKMAQVFDLKGSLRNRNVKTDSGKESCEVVLLDENLLKLIHDNPLYIRSHCKAILRAAIHSDAYFLSSHLIIDYSLLVGRDDATDQLVVGIIDYIRTFTWDKKLEMVVKSTGILGGQGKMPTVVSPELYRARFCEAMDKYFLMVPDHWTGLGINC
- the pikfyve gene encoding 1-phosphatidylinositol 3-phosphate 5-kinase isoform X2, producing MACVSNSKSVVFFKGRNSSNMAADDKSSSSSSTDWSIEPPIISPSSPSHLTHFKPLTPEQDEPPLRSAYSSFVSLFRFNNKEEGRPPSAVSDKPDAPSPSPQSERRSWSSSPSHSLYGSRTHRKQHPEHLRRTSTASVDWPDGSRKSDTPLSNHDPRTAVQLRTALKRLKEIMEGKSQDSDLKQYWMPDSQCKECYDCNEKFTTFRRRHHCRLCGQIFCSRCCNQEIPGKFMGYTGDLRACTYCRKIALSYAHSADSGSIGEDLSALSDSPCSVCVLEPSEPRTPVGGRKASRNIFLEEDLTWQRKTPIGMRKNMIHQEPQNSGLASRLTTLQEDVGKSPARKRSASVTNLSLDRSGSSMVPSYDSSVSPPTSRAMTGTKSGSKLDHSEEERKILLDSSQLKDLWKKICHNSTGMEFQDHRYWLRTYPNCIVGKELVNWLLRNGTISTRAQAIAIGQALVDGRWLDCVTHHDQLFRDEYALYRPLQSTEFSETPSPDSDSVNSLEGHSEPSWFKDIKFDDSDTEQLADENEYIMPNSASPSKRTSVSSFQSVMDSDSAASINLNMEQNNVNFHIKKQSKYPHVPPTTDQKAEFLVSEDGGQNIVISDAFIKESLFNRRVEEKAKEMLFTPLGWHHSSLDQLREENGEKKAMERLLSANHSHMMALLQQLLYSESLSLSWRDIIVPVVRQVVQTVRPDVRNCDDDMDIRQLVHIKKIPGGRKFDSTVVNGFVCTKNIAHKKMNAYIKNPKILLLKCSIEYLYREETKFTCIDPIVLQEREFLKNYVQRIVDVRPNLVLVEKTVSRIAQDMLLEHGITLVINVKPQVLDRVSHMTQGDLVMSMDQLLTKPRLGTCHKFYMQPFTLASNNVKTLMFFEGCPPHLGCSIKLRGASEYELARVKEIIMLMMCVAYHSQLEISFLMDEFAMPPSLAQSASFPCLLEGVSAKEEADGEWRGKETHGESQEKATEAEDSALGGQPEEEGLLSEASSKNGEMDSLQDKLNPKSPSSVQDEEAVSMETMTSSPFSSPPSLPLCVCPPFLMEEDQEMTLSDTLVRVSEGETKEEGSLVKEESLGVEDGEGSEIPTPKLFRDPLQDDTGMFVAEQVASSDDRLKSISAVFKQELKDIILCISPFITFKEPFLLTPAGMHCPSRDYFPEQVYLSPLLNKDLKELDGRRKRQLLKESGPSSLVGVQTNGGAPPRSINVLPCHSLTSTRIVEQLNSSQDLAKMLADYRAKGGRIRQREATDPFSAAAPVSVQSRAGEAPVKPPVKADSEEEKPNKQNDVSWAPKLDCLNPVNHQRLCVLFSSSSAQSSNAPNPCVSPWIVTMEFYGKNDLSLGVFLERYCFRPSYQCPSMFCETPMVHHVRRFVHGSGCVQIVLKELDSPVPGYQHTILNYSWCRVCKQVTPVVPLSNDSWSMSFAKYLELRFYGHQYTRRANAEPCGHSIHKDYHQYFSYNQMVASFSYTSVRLLEICLPRPKIFIRNLGPSKTNLQQDLKDFSQKVTQVYLAIDDRLTSLKTETFSKTREEKMEDLFAQKDMEEAELRSWIEKLQARLQVCGVDSPQQLQTVLESLVMKKQGLCEMLQSWNGRLQDLFQQEKGRKRLSVPPSPGRHRQTAADDSKSALDSSPRNPSPVVQNGEKEDRHLNTMSSASSSSLLPSPGEPGAEPITPVPSFTEQDSVSIPEDVFDGHLLGSTDSQVKEKSTMKAILANFLPGNSYNPIPFPFDPDKHYLMYEHERVPIAVCEREPSSIIAFALSCKEYKTALDDLSKASNAGGDETPQVVSAESRAKSSPARPSESASSQQSRSGMDTDPLKDADLADKQKKQTLNPHIELQFSDANAKFYCRIYYAEEFHKMREEIMESAEEDFVRSLSHCVNWQARGGKSGAVFYATEDDRFILKQMPRLEVQSFLDFAPHYFTYITGAVQQKRPTALAKILGVYRIGYKNSQNNTEKKLDLLVMENLFYGRKMAQVFDLKGSLRNRNVKTDSGKESCEVVLLDENLLKLIHDNPLYIRSHCKAILRAAIHSDAYFLSSHLIIDYSLLVGRDDATDQLVVGIIDYIRTFTWDKKLEMVVKSTGILGGQGKMPTVVSPELYRARFCEAMDKYFLMVPDHWTGLGINC